A region from the Oceanidesulfovibrio marinus genome encodes:
- a CDS encoding UxaA family hydrolase, which yields MGLGKVKGYRRENGRVGIRNHVAILPLDDLSNAASEAVANNIHGTIALPHAYGRLQFGEDLMLLFRTLIGIGSNPNVAAVVVIGIEPEWTSIIVDGIAETGKPVTGFSIERNGDHKTIMEASKKAKEYAQWASELQTEDVDLSEVWVSVKCGESDTTSGLASNPTVGAAIDKLVEAGATCCFGETSEITGAEMVAKERAATPEIGEKFYQTWKAYNDFINEYKTDDLSGSQPTKGNIKGGLTTIEEKAFGNLQKIGKKARYVGVLEPAEAPTGPGLWFMDSSSAAAEMVTLCAAAGFVAHFFPTGQGNIIGNPIEPVIKLTANPNTASDMSEHIDYDCSAILRGEMTLEESGDNLLDMLRRTCNGRMTAQEALKHREFIMTKLYRSA from the coding sequence ATGGGTCTTGGAAAAGTAAAAGGATACAGACGCGAGAATGGACGGGTGGGCATCCGCAACCATGTTGCGATTCTGCCCCTGGACGACCTTTCCAACGCAGCCAGCGAGGCCGTGGCCAACAATATCCACGGCACCATCGCGCTCCCCCATGCGTATGGTCGTCTGCAGTTCGGCGAAGACCTCATGCTTCTTTTCCGGACTCTCATCGGCATAGGCTCCAATCCCAACGTCGCCGCCGTCGTTGTCATCGGTATCGAGCCGGAGTGGACCTCTATCATCGTGGACGGCATCGCCGAGACCGGCAAGCCCGTGACCGGCTTCTCCATCGAGCGCAATGGCGACCACAAGACCATCATGGAAGCCTCCAAGAAGGCCAAAGAGTACGCACAGTGGGCCTCCGAGCTGCAGACCGAGGACGTGGACCTGTCCGAGGTCTGGGTCAGCGTGAAGTGTGGCGAGTCCGACACCACCTCCGGTCTTGCCTCCAACCCCACCGTGGGCGCCGCCATCGACAAACTGGTGGAAGCCGGCGCGACCTGCTGCTTCGGCGAGACCAGCGAGATCACCGGCGCAGAGATGGTGGCCAAGGAGCGCGCCGCCACCCCCGAGATCGGCGAGAAGTTCTATCAAACCTGGAAGGCGTACAACGATTTCATCAACGAGTACAAAACTGACGACCTGTCCGGCTCCCAGCCCACCAAGGGCAACATCAAGGGCGGCCTGACCACCATTGAGGAAAAGGCGTTCGGCAACTTGCAGAAGATCGGCAAGAAAGCCAGGTACGTCGGCGTATTGGAACCTGCCGAGGCTCCCACCGGCCCCGGCCTCTGGTTCATGGACTCGTCGTCCGCTGCGGCCGAGATGGTCACTTTGTGCGCAGCTGCCGGCTTCGTGGCCCATTTCTTCCCCACGGGGCAGGGCAACATCATCGGCAACCCCATCGAGCCGGTGATCAAGCTGACAGCCAACCCGAACACTGCTTCAGACATGAGCGAGCACATCGACTACGACTGCTCCGCCATCCTCCGCGGCGAGATGACCCTGGAGGAATCCGGCGACAATCTTCTCGATATGCTCCGTCGTACCTGCAACGGCCGTATGACTGCGCAGGAAGCTCTGAAACATCGGGAGTTCATTATGACCAAGCTCTACCGGAGCGCTTAA
- a CDS encoding UxaA family hydrolase codes for MIQFLVHEKADSVGVATVDIKAGESVKGLYMDTQQPTEVQANDDIPLGHKIAMVDHNADDAVIKYGHDIGRVVSSIKKGDHVHTQNLKTKRW; via the coding sequence ATGATTCAATTTCTCGTTCACGAGAAAGCCGATTCTGTTGGCGTGGCCACGGTGGACATCAAGGCTGGCGAGAGCGTCAAGGGCCTGTACATGGACACCCAGCAACCGACCGAGGTGCAGGCCAACGACGACATTCCACTTGGTCATAAGATTGCAATGGTCGACCACAATGCGGACGATGCCGTGATCAAGTACGGCCACGACATCGGCCGGGTCGTATCCTCCATCAAGAAGGGCGACCACGTGCACACCCAGAATCTCAAGACCAAGAGGTGGTAA
- the larA gene encoding nickel-dependent lactate racemase, with amino-acid sequence MFPDQAEVDVLEPTSLPLIEDLAEAMDGALDRPLQLPRLEERAAPASVSIAVPDETRPFPTKTLLPLLLARLHRAYPSLRPEDVTIVVGGGLHPPHDREALERILPEEVLADYTVVPHDAKRAPMTDYGNTSRGTPVFVNKAFADGDMKIVMGLLDPHQFAGFTGGAKGMAVGCAGAKTIQGNHALMFHEKAQAGVREGNPVREDLNEMGRMAGVYLAVNVVLDKNKQVVGLWAGNPEAVLAAGAEVCASVYGVTIEHQYDIVIASCGGHPKDICLYQAQKGLNLSSRAAEPGGKILLLASCGQGIGDEDYFEYVCRFDEPVEVFEDFKQNGFRMGAHKAFLFSRTLNAFEVAVATELDQSVLGSCMMTKADPQERIDSWLKSFEGRVRVGVVPNANATYFTLASGGGSGE; translated from the coding sequence GTGTTCCCCGATCAAGCCGAGGTCGATGTTCTGGAACCGACCTCCCTCCCGTTGATCGAGGATCTGGCTGAGGCAATGGACGGCGCGCTCGACCGCCCGCTCCAGCTTCCCCGATTGGAAGAGCGCGCCGCCCCGGCCTCAGTCTCAATAGCCGTACCGGACGAGACTCGTCCGTTCCCCACCAAGACTCTCCTGCCGCTGCTTCTCGCGCGTCTGCACCGCGCCTATCCGTCGCTACGCCCCGAGGACGTGACCATCGTGGTCGGCGGCGGGCTGCATCCGCCTCACGACAGGGAGGCGCTGGAGCGCATCCTGCCCGAAGAGGTCCTGGCCGACTACACCGTCGTACCGCACGACGCCAAGCGGGCGCCCATGACGGACTACGGCAACACGAGCCGCGGCACGCCCGTGTTCGTCAACAAGGCCTTTGCCGACGGTGACATGAAGATCGTCATGGGCCTTCTGGACCCGCACCAGTTCGCCGGCTTTACGGGTGGAGCCAAGGGCATGGCTGTGGGCTGCGCCGGGGCCAAGACCATCCAGGGCAACCACGCTCTGATGTTCCACGAGAAGGCCCAGGCCGGCGTGCGCGAAGGCAACCCGGTGCGCGAGGACCTCAACGAGATGGGCCGCATGGCCGGGGTGTACCTGGCCGTGAACGTGGTCCTGGACAAGAACAAGCAGGTAGTTGGTCTGTGGGCTGGCAATCCCGAGGCCGTACTGGCTGCCGGCGCCGAGGTCTGCGCTTCGGTTTACGGCGTCACCATCGAGCATCAGTACGACATCGTCATCGCCTCCTGCGGCGGCCATCCCAAGGACATCTGCCTGTACCAGGCGCAAAAAGGGCTGAACCTCTCCTCGCGCGCGGCAGAGCCCGGCGGCAAGATTCTGCTGCTCGCATCCTGCGGCCAGGGGATCGGGGACGAGGACTACTTCGAGTATGTCTGTCGGTTCGACGAGCCTGTCGAGGTGTTTGAAGACTTCAAGCAGAACGGTTTTCGAATGGGCGCCCACAAGGCGTTCCTTTTCAGCCGGACACTGAACGCGTTCGAGGTGGCCGTGGCCACGGAGCTCGACCAATCGGTTCTGGGAAGCTGCATGATGACCAAAGCCGATCCGCAGGAGCGCATCGATAGCTGGCTGAAGTCGTTTGAAGGACGTGTTCGCGTGGGTGTGGTGCCCAATGCGAACGCTACGTACTTCACCCTCGCGTCCGGGGGCGGTTCCGGAGAATAG
- a CDS encoding sigma-54 interaction domain-containing protein, which translates to MHLNPATRYQVLLTINNALVNQTTRDSLFKALAGELGKIFEFDRLSINLYDEFQGSLSYFATAEGITPEAIEGDSRPLAQGSIAKTVIRSREPLVIPDLRKHTYWPSVQAMVNAGLNATMAFPLITRGNVVGSMHLSFRTPPEHMEELAGFLNVLSGQLAIAVDNMLAHSQLTALNRRLQLQKDFLLKQSENIYDPESFFYVSTAMRSVMGQIQMISETDASVLVTGETGTGKDYVARYIHSLSPRQSSLFVKVNCPGLASTLFESELFGHAKGAFTGAHAKRVGRFEMAAGGTLFLDEIGDLPLPQQAKLLHVLQDRTFERVGDNQPIQADFRVIAATNKDLEQAIRDDEFREDLFYRLNTLSLHIPPLRERNDDIPLLLDRLSTAESVSLNRPAPEFSAEAVEILLHYPWPGNVRELKNLVKRLIILHPGKTIGAGIVEGMLQPEQTEENSLCRFPSLAEMEKRHIEKALALAGGKVGGPCGAAKLLGIPRSTLQYRMKKHGVETAVAGA; encoded by the coding sequence ATGCACCTCAATCCAGCCACCCGCTATCAGGTCCTGCTCACCATCAACAACGCCCTGGTCAACCAAACCACCCGTGACAGCCTCTTCAAAGCCCTGGCCGGTGAGCTCGGCAAGATCTTCGAGTTCGACCGCCTTTCCATCAATCTTTACGACGAGTTCCAAGGATCACTGAGCTACTTCGCCACGGCCGAGGGCATCACCCCGGAGGCCATCGAGGGCGATTCCCGGCCCCTGGCCCAGGGCTCCATCGCCAAGACAGTGATCCGCTCGCGCGAGCCCCTGGTCATACCCGACCTGCGCAAGCACACCTACTGGCCTTCCGTGCAGGCCATGGTGAACGCCGGCCTCAATGCGACCATGGCGTTCCCACTCATCACCCGCGGCAACGTGGTGGGCTCCATGCACCTCTCCTTCCGCACGCCGCCGGAGCACATGGAGGAGCTGGCTGGATTCCTCAATGTACTTTCCGGACAGTTGGCCATCGCCGTGGACAACATGCTGGCCCACAGCCAGCTGACCGCCCTGAACCGCAGGCTCCAGCTGCAAAAGGACTTTCTCCTCAAGCAGTCGGAGAACATCTACGATCCCGAGAGCTTCTTCTACGTATCCACTGCCATGCGCAGCGTTATGGGCCAGATACAGATGATCTCGGAGACGGACGCCTCCGTGCTCGTCACCGGGGAGACCGGCACAGGAAAGGACTACGTGGCCCGCTACATCCACTCGCTCAGCCCGCGGCAGTCCAGCTTGTTCGTCAAGGTGAACTGCCCCGGCCTGGCCTCCACCCTGTTTGAGAGCGAGCTCTTCGGCCATGCCAAAGGCGCATTCACAGGCGCCCACGCAAAGCGTGTGGGCCGGTTCGAGATGGCCGCCGGGGGCACGCTGTTTCTGGACGAGATTGGCGACCTGCCCCTGCCGCAGCAGGCCAAGCTGCTGCACGTTCTCCAGGACAGGACCTTCGAGCGGGTGGGCGACAACCAGCCCATCCAGGCGGATTTCAGGGTCATCGCCGCCACGAACAAGGATCTGGAGCAGGCCATCCGCGACGACGAGTTCCGCGAGGACCTCTTTTACAGGTTGAACACCCTCTCCCTGCACATCCCGCCGCTGCGGGAACGCAATGACGACATCCCCCTGTTACTCGACCGGCTGTCGACTGCAGAGTCCGTTTCCCTCAACCGCCCTGCACCGGAGTTCAGCGCCGAGGCCGTGGAGATACTGCTCCACTACCCGTGGCCCGGCAACGTGCGCGAGCTGAAGAACCTGGTGAAACGATTGATCATCCTCCATCCGGGCAAAACCATCGGCGCAGGTATTGTGGAGGGCATGCTGCAGCCCGAGCAGACCGAGGAAAACTCGCTGTGCCGCTTCCCTTCCCTGGCCGAGATGGAAAAACGGCACATCGAAAAGGCCTTGGCCCTGGCCGGCGGGAAGGTGGGCGGACCCTGCGGCGCGGCAAAACTTCTGGGCATTCCCCGCTCCACCCTGCAGTACCGCATGAAAAAGCATGGCGTTGAAACCGCCGTGGCAGGCGCTTGA
- a CDS encoding permease encodes MAEDLALFSITATAIVIEAAPFLLLGSLLGAIIEVMVPDEALARLLPRNAVGQVAVGLFAGMILPTCECGIVPIARRLLQKGVPPRTALPYMMAAPVVNPVVIASTLYAFQGDVTVVLLRILLVIVPAAGLGLALGNLPGHLVLRQGALPLDHGCGEHDHGCGCGCCSHASGNRLKDIFLHTAAEFVSMARFLVLGAVVASAFKTFLPPAILTYISDNTFLAIGGLMALAILLSVCSEADAFVAASLAGFPLTSQVAFMAIGPMVDLKLVPMFLAVFNRRIAIALTVVPLVVVFVLAYFLALGGW; translated from the coding sequence ATGGCTGAAGACCTCGCTCTTTTTTCCATAACGGCCACGGCCATTGTCATCGAGGCCGCGCCGTTCCTCCTGCTGGGATCGCTCCTGGGCGCGATCATCGAGGTCATGGTTCCGGATGAAGCCCTTGCCCGCCTCCTCCCACGGAACGCCGTGGGCCAGGTCGCCGTGGGACTCTTTGCCGGCATGATTCTGCCCACATGCGAATGCGGCATCGTGCCCATCGCCCGGCGGCTACTTCAGAAAGGCGTTCCACCCCGGACCGCCCTGCCCTATATGATGGCCGCGCCTGTGGTGAACCCGGTGGTTATCGCATCGACCCTCTACGCATTTCAGGGTGATGTAACCGTTGTACTGCTCCGGATTCTGCTGGTCATTGTGCCGGCTGCCGGTCTCGGGCTGGCATTGGGCAACCTGCCAGGGCATCTGGTTCTGCGGCAGGGTGCACTGCCATTGGACCACGGTTGCGGGGAGCACGACCACGGCTGTGGTTGTGGTTGCTGCAGCCACGCCTCGGGAAACCGACTCAAGGACATTTTCCTCCACACGGCTGCGGAGTTCGTTTCCATGGCCCGGTTCCTGGTTCTGGGCGCGGTCGTGGCCTCCGCATTCAAGACATTCCTGCCGCCGGCAATACTCACGTACATCTCGGACAACACGTTCCTGGCCATCGGCGGGCTCATGGCGCTCGCCATCCTGCTCTCGGTCTGCTCGGAGGCCGATGCCTTTGTGGCGGCGTCCCTGGCTGGCTTCCCTTTGACCTCCCAGGTCGCGTTCATGGCCATCGGCCCCATGGTGGACCTCAAGCTCGTGCCGATGTTCCTGGCTGTCTTCAACCGCCGGATCGCCATCGCTCTCACCGTTGTGCCGTTGGTCGTGGTTTTCGTGCTCGCGTACTTCCTGGCCCTGGGGGGCTGGTGA
- a CDS encoding methyl-accepting chemotaxis protein produces MTIKQKLYLIGGIALTALVAIFVVTFTGIRLIEKAVSASENSLSAEVGMLQARRYEKNFIERRRLEYIDQVQHHVAQAQAQLEAIAARESDYGEKATEAGALLESYLEHFMSAAKAVETLGLDENKGLRGTLRDAVHQVEEAVSERNDNELLADMLMLRRREKDYIIRGDPEYLNKFEKDLGAMRADIQVSGTLDTVTKTRVNGLLDTYAEAFSAYVAEAEQLKKSRLSLSETTATLEPLLNELAAFFTNKASTLQDFLFNTMLIVESFAALFLIVGIVSTIRSIMRPLQSLQRCTHDVANGHHEACLEFSFTGELESLRHSVASMVTDLKNSMDKAQAQSDEAQRQTLHAQDAMQEAQTEKENVARLVEKMAGVAQRASIIAGNLAEAADELSSQAEAMSSGTELQQSRISETATAMEEMNATVLEVARNAGSAAQGADSARDLATEGSQIVSDVVTASDEVMQITDTMKTSLSELGNQAEQIGAILSVISDIADQTNLLALNAAIEAARAGEEGRGFAVVADEVRKLAEKTMRATEEVGASIAGIQHGATTNIDSMDTAFAAVSRSSELANQAGEALKRILHTVVSTADQVRSIATAAEEQSAASEEINSATEEISGISRSTTQSVERSTEAIENVTALASELHEVIQELNEASR; encoded by the coding sequence ATGACTATCAAACAAAAGCTATACCTAATCGGTGGAATCGCTTTGACTGCTCTGGTTGCCATTTTCGTAGTGACCTTTACCGGCATCCGCCTCATCGAAAAGGCCGTGTCCGCCAGCGAAAATTCGTTGAGTGCCGAAGTAGGCATGTTGCAGGCCAGGCGCTACGAAAAAAATTTCATTGAACGCAGGAGGTTGGAGTATATCGACCAGGTGCAGCATCACGTAGCCCAGGCACAGGCACAGCTGGAAGCCATAGCTGCACGGGAGAGTGATTATGGTGAAAAAGCGACCGAAGCCGGCGCCTTGCTCGAATCATATCTCGAACATTTCATGAGTGCCGCGAAAGCTGTGGAAACCTTGGGGCTGGATGAGAACAAAGGCTTGCGCGGCACTCTGCGAGATGCGGTCCACCAGGTCGAGGAAGCCGTTTCGGAACGTAACGATAACGAGCTCTTGGCAGATATGCTCATGCTCCGCCGCCGAGAAAAAGATTATATTATTCGCGGAGACCCGGAGTATCTCAACAAATTCGAAAAGGATCTCGGCGCCATGCGGGCCGATATCCAAGTATCCGGCACCCTGGACACCGTAACTAAAACCCGGGTGAATGGACTTCTGGATACATATGCAGAGGCTTTCAGCGCTTATGTTGCTGAAGCTGAGCAACTGAAGAAGAGCCGCCTGAGTCTGAGCGAGACCACAGCGACGCTTGAGCCCCTGCTGAACGAACTGGCGGCTTTCTTTACGAACAAAGCCAGTACGTTGCAGGATTTCCTGTTCAACACCATGCTCATTGTGGAAAGCTTTGCGGCTTTGTTTCTGATTGTAGGCATTGTATCCACAATCCGCTCCATAATGCGCCCCCTGCAAAGCCTGCAACGCTGCACCCATGATGTGGCCAATGGCCACCACGAGGCCTGTTTGGAGTTTTCATTCACTGGTGAGCTGGAATCGTTGCGCCATTCCGTTGCGTCCATGGTCACGGACCTTAAGAACAGCATGGATAAAGCACAGGCCCAGAGCGACGAGGCTCAGCGCCAGACGCTCCATGCGCAGGATGCCATGCAGGAAGCGCAAACCGAAAAAGAAAATGTGGCCCGCCTTGTGGAGAAGATGGCTGGGGTGGCACAGCGCGCCTCCATCATTGCCGGCAATCTGGCAGAAGCTGCGGATGAACTTTCTTCCCAGGCAGAGGCCATGTCCAGCGGGACGGAGCTGCAACAGTCGCGCATCAGCGAAACAGCTACGGCCATGGAAGAGATGAACGCCACCGTTCTGGAGGTAGCACGCAATGCGGGCAGTGCGGCACAAGGCGCTGACAGCGCCAGAGATCTTGCCACAGAGGGCTCCCAGATCGTTTCGGATGTTGTTACCGCATCCGACGAGGTGATGCAGATAACAGACACCATGAAGACAAGCCTTTCTGAGCTGGGGAATCAGGCCGAGCAGATAGGAGCCATCCTGAGCGTTATTTCCGATATTGCCGACCAGACCAATCTGCTGGCGCTCAACGCCGCCATCGAGGCGGCGCGGGCTGGCGAAGAGGGCCGCGGCTTTGCCGTGGTGGCCGACGAAGTACGCAAGCTGGCGGAAAAAACCATGCGCGCGACAGAAGAGGTGGGCGCATCCATTGCTGGAATCCAGCACGGCGCGACCACGAATATAGACTCCATGGACACGGCGTTCGCCGCTGTAAGTCGAAGCTCAGAACTGGCGAATCAGGCCGGGGAAGCATTGAAACGAATTCTGCATACCGTGGTCAGCACGGCCGATCAGGTCCGATCCATTGCCACGGCGGCCGAGGAACAATCAGCAGCCAGCGAGGAAATCAATAGCGCCACGGAGGAGATCAGTGGCATTTCCCGGAGCACAACGCAGAGCGTGGAGCGATCAACCGAGGCGATCGAGAATGTCACGGCCCTGGCCAGCGAGCTGCACGAGGTCATCCAGGAGCTCAACGAAGCCTCGCGATAA
- a CDS encoding DUF1127 domain-containing protein, whose translation MMIIWGFANVLGVLGRIVVFLAMLPVRMVAQASTWRRNAMYLHELERMDPRLLKDIGYRRDEVVAAIREGRQARMLTDQERLEEARQMRLARERRQQNPRAETPERHLKIACKGCRESG comes from the coding sequence ATGATGATCATCTGGGGTTTCGCGAATGTGCTCGGCGTATTGGGGCGTATCGTGGTTTTCTTGGCTATGCTGCCCGTGCGGATGGTGGCGCAGGCATCCACCTGGCGGCGAAACGCCATGTACTTGCACGAATTGGAGCGGATGGACCCACGGCTACTCAAGGATATCGGCTACAGGCGTGACGAGGTTGTTGCGGCCATCCGGGAAGGCCGGCAGGCGCGGATGCTGACGGATCAGGAGCGGCTGGAGGAGGCCCGACAGATGCGGCTGGCCAGAGAACGCAGACAGCAGAACCCCAGAGCGGAGACGCCTGAGCGGCATTTGAAGATAGCATGCAAAGGCTGCCGCGAAAGCGGCTAG
- a CDS encoding LysR substrate-binding domain-containing protein: protein MGLPVDLLQTFVAVADAGGFTKAAEAVNRTQSAVSQQIKRLEEELGRELFVRQGRNIRLSAHGETLLPHARRILHAHEEVYAALAQPDMTGLVRLGAPDDYAMYFLPKILARFSEAFPFVQVEVRCEPSSALLPALARGELDLVVASCTGSSDPGRVIGYEPLVWATSAHHIVHEQTPVPLAVFQQGCLFRHWATNALRAIRREYRIAYSSASINAIQAAVSAGLAVAPIGVHSLPPGARVLREEEGFPLLPTASVNLHRNPESRSEVVDCLTEHVTEGFRGQSIATSEPPDIQAMAAASICSV from the coding sequence ATGGGACTTCCCGTGGATCTGCTCCAGACATTCGTGGCCGTGGCCGACGCCGGTGGCTTCACCAAGGCCGCCGAGGCGGTGAACCGCACGCAATCCGCCGTGAGCCAGCAGATCAAGCGGCTTGAGGAGGAGCTGGGCCGCGAGCTCTTTGTGCGCCAGGGCCGGAACATCCGTCTGTCCGCGCACGGCGAGACGCTGCTGCCCCACGCCCGGCGCATCCTCCACGCCCATGAGGAAGTCTACGCCGCGCTGGCCCAGCCGGACATGACCGGGCTGGTGCGCCTGGGCGCGCCGGATGACTATGCCATGTACTTTTTGCCCAAGATCCTGGCCCGCTTCTCGGAGGCCTTTCCCTTTGTCCAGGTGGAGGTGCGCTGCGAACCCAGCTCCGCGCTGCTCCCGGCTCTCGCCCGTGGCGAGCTGGACCTGGTGGTGGCCTCGTGCACCGGCTCCTCAGACCCAGGCAGGGTCATCGGCTACGAGCCTCTGGTCTGGGCCACCTCGGCGCATCACATCGTCCACGAGCAGACGCCCGTGCCCCTGGCCGTGTTCCAGCAGGGCTGCCTCTTCCGGCACTGGGCCACCAACGCCCTCCGGGCCATCCGCCGCGAGTACCGCATTGCCTACTCCAGCGCCTCCATCAACGCCATCCAGGCTGCCGTGAGCGCCGGCCTCGCCGTGGCGCCCATCGGCGTGCACTCCCTACCGCCCGGCGCACGCGTGCTCCGGGAGGAAGAGGGCTTCCCCCTGCTGCCCACAGCCAGCGTGAACCTGCACCGCAACCCGGAGTCGCGCTCCGAGGTGGTGGACTGCCTGACCGAGCACGTGACCGAAGGCTTCCGCGGCCAGAGTATTGCCACGTCAGAGCCACCGGACATTCAGGCCATGGCGGCCGCCTCCATCTGCAGCGTGTAG
- a CDS encoding ADP-ribosylglycohydrolase family protein encodes MSVSRKERIAGTIMGSLIGDALGVGPHWYYDLDTLRQDYGDWIDGYTEPKQGRYHAGLKAGESSQTGQVTAMLLESVAEKGGYDEDDFTGRVDSLLEILDGTAKGGRYTDQAMREVWHARIKVNKPWRQSGSLASTAEAAIRVPVLAGRYAGDMGACYDAITANVILTHRAAETAGRSVAFGLLVHALVNGASMPDAKQHVMNGLRDAGKSLAMPVPAETVEYGFIDDVLNVTWISECAKDPAIAIEPAWKAARLYGLACPLASLMPAAVYFAARFEGDFESAVLHAVNSGGNNMARAALTGAMSGAVVGLGGIPERFIDGLHDSRQLLTLAEQVAEAAE; translated from the coding sequence ATGTCCGTGAGCCGCAAGGAACGCATCGCCGGAACCATCATGGGCTCGCTTATCGGCGACGCCCTGGGCGTTGGCCCGCACTGGTACTACGATCTCGACACGTTACGGCAGGACTACGGCGACTGGATCGACGGTTATACGGAGCCCAAGCAGGGGCGCTACCACGCGGGGCTGAAGGCGGGCGAAAGCTCGCAGACCGGCCAGGTGACCGCCATGCTTCTGGAGTCCGTGGCCGAGAAGGGCGGGTATGACGAGGACGACTTCACCGGTCGGGTGGATTCGTTGCTCGAAATCCTGGATGGTACGGCCAAGGGGGGCCGCTACACAGACCAGGCCATGCGCGAGGTGTGGCACGCGCGGATCAAGGTGAACAAGCCGTGGCGGCAGTCCGGCAGTCTGGCGAGCACGGCCGAGGCCGCGATCCGCGTGCCTGTGCTGGCCGGACGCTACGCCGGGGATATGGGCGCCTGCTACGATGCGATCACAGCCAACGTGATCCTCACCCACCGCGCCGCCGAGACGGCGGGCCGGTCCGTGGCCTTTGGCCTGCTGGTCCATGCGCTGGTTAACGGCGCATCGATGCCGGACGCCAAGCAACATGTGATGAACGGGCTGCGCGATGCCGGCAAGTCCCTGGCCATGCCGGTTCCGGCAGAGACCGTCGAGTACGGCTTCATCGACGACGTGCTCAATGTCACCTGGATCAGCGAGTGCGCAAAGGACCCGGCCATCGCCATCGAGCCGGCGTGGAAAGCGGCGCGGCTATACGGCCTGGCCTGCCCGTTGGCATCGCTCATGCCGGCGGCCGTCTACTTTGCCGCCCGGTTCGAGGGCGACTTCGAATCCGCCGTGCTCCACGCCGTCAACAGCGGTGGCAACAACATGGCGCGCGCCGCTCTGACCGGCGCCATGTCCGGTGCTGTGGTCGGATTGGGCGGGATTCCGGAACGGTTCATCGACGGGCTCCACGACAGCCGGCAGCTCCTGACGCTGGCGGAGCAGGTGGCCGAGGCGGCGGAATGA
- a CDS encoding HdeD family acid-resistance protein — translation MNSNPGSILMIRGAAAILLGLFALLWPGIGLLLLLLLVGAYALVDGVLALWTAWTRRRQGMGHGLVVIEGVAGVLLGLMLLFAPGFSSLVLITAVAIWALITGFAQLMDAFSPVERSRTGMLALNAPRWAVGLSGLLSMLFGVLLLAWPRAGITAIVWIIAFYALAGGVIVFYLGMRLRNRS, via the coding sequence ATGAACTCCAACCCCGGCTCAATCCTCATGATTCGCGGCGCCGCCGCCATTCTTCTCGGCCTTTTCGCCCTGCTCTGGCCCGGCATCGGTCTGTTGCTGCTGCTTCTTCTGGTGGGCGCGTACGCTTTGGTGGACGGCGTCCTGGCCCTGTGGACCGCATGGACCCGGCGCCGCCAGGGCATGGGGCACGGTCTTGTGGTCATCGAGGGCGTGGCCGGCGTGCTGCTCGGTCTGATGCTGCTCTTTGCGCCCGGCTTCTCCAGCCTCGTGCTGATCACGGCCGTGGCCATCTGGGCGCTGATCACCGGTTTCGCCCAGCTGATGGACGCCTTCAGCCCGGTGGAACGCTCCCGCACCGGAATGCTGGCCCTCAACGCGCCGCGCTGGGCCGTAGGCCTCAGCGGGTTGTTGTCCATGCTCTTCGGCGTGCTGCTTCTGGCCTGGCCGCGCGCCGGCATCACAGCCATCGTCTGGATCATCGCCTTTTACGCCCTGGCCGGTGGCGTCATCGTTTTCTATCTGGGCATGCGCCTGCGCAACCGCAGCTGA
- a CDS encoding universal stress protein, with protein MKILAAIDNSDFAKHVLDKAIDLARTENAKLSVMTVVNFSPYFMGAGEMPPSVVDSVHANAKKLMKQAEQQAKDKGVTVDTMVRESYSPAAAIVEDAEKTNVDMIVVGHKGVSAIERFLVGSTAAKVVSHAPCSVLVVR; from the coding sequence ATGAAAATCCTGGCTGCAATCGACAACTCTGATTTCGCAAAGCATGTTCTGGACAAGGCCATTGATCTTGCACGCACGGAGAACGCCAAGCTGTCCGTAATGACCGTGGTCAACTTCTCTCCGTACTTCATGGGCGCCGGAGAGATGCCACCTTCCGTGGTGGACAGCGTCCACGCAAATGCCAAGAAGCTCATGAAGCAGGCCGAGCAGCAGGCCAAGGACAAGGGCGTGACCGTGGATACGATGGTACGGGAAAGCTACTCGCCGGCGGCGGCCATTGTGGAAGATGCGGAAAAGACCAATGTCGACATGATCGTGGTGGGGCACAAGGGCGTTTCCGCCATCGAGCGTTTCCTGGTGGGCAGCACGGCCGCCAAGGTGGTTTCCCACGCCCCCTGTTCCGTGCTTGTGGTCCGCTGA
- a CDS encoding FmdB family zinc ribbon protein, whose product MPMYEYLCNECGAVFTEILTVAEMEKRKMPCPKCKSKDVKRIVSHIHTITTKKS is encoded by the coding sequence ATGCCCATGTACGAGTACCTGTGCAATGAATGCGGCGCCGTGTTCACCGAGATTCTGACGGTGGCGGAGATGGAGAAGCGCAAGATGCCGTGTCCCAAGTGCAAATCAAAGGACGTGAAACGCATCGTGTCGCACATCCATACGATAACGACCAAGAAGAGTTGA